One part of the Schistocerca piceifrons isolate TAMUIC-IGC-003096 chromosome 2, iqSchPice1.1, whole genome shotgun sequence genome encodes these proteins:
- the LOC124777550 gene encoding uncharacterized protein LOC124777550, with protein sequence MSEEVLAAAALALIILAKRRKERRKKTKRCWVQPWLQTRDEEGRGIYNTLMNEERPEDPLEFSRFVRMDCACFDKLLSFIGVHIRKANTVMRDSISPTQRLAVTLQYLTTGETYQSLSVAHRISVPCISKMVMEVCSAICSTLKDKYLKAPATEKEWEIIAREFDDLWQFPHCIGALDGKHIAFSPTQFSDSFDNKKFNSIVLLAVVDARYRFILVDIVCSNKGNDVDVYVNSKIGTALQENSLKVPQERVLNCSSISVPYVMVAGDAFSLQPYIVKPYKHCEGEKSKTFNSRLSRARHVVDNAFSILARRFRVVLRTIKLPIEKTEVLIKTVCLLHNFLIDEADSTYLSSMNSVNTGQDQVEGTSCSEDCILQSIHQQQENHISSAAIDVRDKFCEYFSTSEYVPQQ encoded by the exons ATGTCAGAAGAAGTATTGGCGGCAGCGGCGTTAGCCCTGATTATTTTAGCTAAAAGGAGAAAAGAACGTCGAAAGAAAACTAAGCGTTGCTGGGTGCAGCCCTGGCTGCAAACAAGAGATGAAGAAGGAAGAGGAATTTATAATACGTTAATGAATGAGGAGAGACCAGAAGATCCGCTTGAATTTTCCAGATTTGTGCGGATGGATTGTGCATGTTTTGACAAGCTACTGTCATTTATTGGCGTGCATATTCGTAAGGCAAACACCGTCATGAGGGACTCAATTTCGCCGACCCAAAG GCTGGCAGTAACATTGCAGTATTTAACAACAGGAGAGACCTATCAGAGCCTGTCAGTTGCTCACAGAATTTCTGTTCCATGTATTTCGAAAATGGTTATGGAAGTGTGTTCCGCAATTTGCAGTACATTGAAAGACAAGTATTTAAAG GCTCCAGCTACAGAGAAAGAATGGGAAATAATTGCAAGAGAGTTCGATGATTTATGGCAGTTTCCACATTGTATAG GTGCTCTGGATGGGAAACACATTGCATTCTCTCCTACACAATTTAGTGACTCTTTTGACAATAAGAAATTTAATAGCATAGTTTTGCTTGCTGTTGTGGATGCACGATATCGTTTCATACTTGTGGATATTGTTTGTAGCAACAAAGGCAATGATGTGGATGTGTATGTCAATAGCAAAATTGGTACTGCACTTCAAGAGAATTCACTCAAAGTTCCGCAGGAAAGAGTTCTTAATTGCAGCAGCATTTCAGTACCTTATGTAATGGTAGCAGGTGATGCTTTTAGCCTACAGCCATATATTGTGAAACCTTACAAGCACTGTGAAGGTGAAAAGTCCAAAACTTTCAACAGCAGATTATCAAGGGCAAGACATGTAGTTGATAATGCTTTCAGTATTTTGGCACGCCGTTTTAGAGTTGTGTTACGTACAATAAAGCTACCTATAGAGAAAACTGAAGTTCTTATCAAAACAGTGTGTCTTTTACATAATTTCTTGATAGATGAAGCAGACAGCACCTATCTGTCAAGCATGAACTCTGTGAACACTGGCCAAGACCAAGTAGAGGGTACTTCTTGCAGTGAGGATTGCATTTTGCAAAGCATCCATCAACAACAGGAAAACCACATATCATCGGCTGCAATAGATGTCCGTGACAAGTTTTGTGAATATTTCAGCACCAGTGAATATGTACCACAGCagtag